From Brassica oleracea var. oleracea cultivar TO1000 chromosome C3, BOL, whole genome shotgun sequence, a single genomic window includes:
- the LOC106331754 gene encoding uncharacterized protein LOC106331754 isoform X2, translating into MDRVVPVVLGHSKGGDVVLLYASKYHDIRNVINLSGRYDLKKGITERLGEDFLETIKQQGFIDVKDGKSGYRVTEESLMERLSTDMHEACLNIDKECRVLTVHGSDDVVIPVEDANEFAKIIPNHKLEIVEGADHCYTKHQSQLVATVTEFIKTVILKNN; encoded by the exons ATGGACCGTGTGGTTCCTGTTGTTCTCGGCCACAGTAAAG GAGGTGATGTGGTGCTCCTTTATGCCTCCAAGTATCACGATATCCGCAATGTAATCAATCTCTCTGGACGTTATGATCTGAAGAAAGGCATTACAGAGCGTCTTGGGGAAGATTTTTTGGAAACAATTAAGCAACAAGGGTTCATCGATGTTAAAGATG GAAAATCAGGGTACCGTGTTACTGAGGAGAGCTTAATGGAGCGGTTGAGCACTGATATGCATGAAGCTTGCCTCAACATTGACAAAGAATGCAG GGTTTTGACGGTTCATGGATCGGATGATGTGGTAATACCCGTGGAAGATGCCAACGAGTTTGCAAAGATCATTCCGAACCACAAGCTGGAGATTGTGGAGGGAGCTGATCATTGTTATACCAAACATCAAAGCCAGTTGGTTGCAACAGTTACTGAGTTCATTAAGACAGTCATTCTGAAGAACAACTAG
- the LOC106329524 gene encoding pentatricopeptide repeat-containing protein At3g47530, with translation MLKSMSSSDDHLVSMIVSSTGKSHLRQIHAVLLRTSLIRSSDVFHHFLSRLALSLVPRDLDYSRRVFSQRSNPSVSHCNTMIRAFSVSETPGEGLRLFRSLRRKTFPPANPLSSSFALKCCIKSGDLLGGLQIHGKIFSDGFLSDSLLLTTLMDFYSTCENSAAACKVFDEIPKRDTVSYNVLISCFLRNKRTRDVLFLFDKMMKEVDGCVKPDGVTCLLALQACASLGALDFGKQVHDFIDGNGLGGALNLNNTLVSMYSRCGSMDKAYEVFNRMRERNVVSWTAMISGLAINGFGKEAIEAFEEMLKCGISPEGHTLTGLLSACSHSGLVREGMMFFDRLKSGEFMMKPNLHHYGCIVDLLGRARLLDKAYSLVQSMEVKPDSTIWRTLLGACRVQGNVELGERVISHLIELKAEEAGDYVLLLNTYSSVGNWEKVAELRSLMKEKRIHTKPGWSAMEVQGQVHEFIVDDVSHPRKEEIYKMLAEINQQLKIAGYVAEVASELHNLDSEEEKGHALTYHSEKLAIAFGILMTPPGTTIRVTKNLRTCDDCHNFAKFVSRVYDRVVIVRDRSRFHQFKGGFCSCNDFW, from the coding sequence ATGTTGAAGTCCATGAGCAGCAGCGACGACCACCTGGTCTCTATGATCGTATCTTCCACCGGAAAATCCCATCTCCGGCAGATTCATGCCGTCTTACTCCGAACTTCCTTGATCAGAAGCTCTGACGTTTTCCACCATTTCCTCTCCCGTCTGGCTCTCTCCCTTGTTCCCCGAGATCTCGATTACTCGCGTCGCGTTTTCTCCCAAAGGAGTAACCCAAGCGTCTCTCACTGCAACACCATGATCAGAGCTTTCTCCGTCAGCGAAACTCCCGGCGAAGGGCTTCGCTTGTTCCGATCTCTGAGACGAAAAACCTTTCCTCCCGCTAACCCTCTCTCGTCCTCTTTCGCCCTCAAGTGTTGCATCAAATCCGGGGACTTACTCGGTGGTTTGCAGATTCACGGCAAGATTTTCAGCGATGGGTTTCTCTCGGACAGTCTCCTGTTAACGACTCTGATGGATTTCTACTCCACCTGTGAAAACAGCGCTGCTGCTTGTAAAGTGTTCGACGAAATTCCCAAGAGAGATACCGTTTCTTATAACGTGCTTATCTCGTGTTTTCTGCGGAACAAACGTACACGTGACGTTCTGTTTTTGTTCGATAAGATGATGAAAGAGGTCGATGGGTGTGTCAAACCAGACGGTGTAACATGCTTACTAGCTCTACAAGCTTGCGCAAGCTTAGGCGCGCTGGATTTCGGTAAACAAGTTCATGACTTTATCGATGGAAATGGACTCGGTGGTGCTTTGAACTTGAACAACACTCTTGTTTCCATGTACTCACGTTGCGGGTCTATGGATAAGGCTTACGAGGTCTTTAACCGAATGCGTGAAAGAAACGTGGTCTCATGGACGGCTATGATCTCGGGTTTAGCCATAAACGGGTTCGGGAAAGAAGCTATTGAAGCTTTCGAGGAGATGTTGAAGTGTGGAATCTCTCCAGAGGGACATACACTTACTGGCTTACTATCTGCGTGTAGCCATTCAGGTTTGGTCCGTGAAGGAATGATGTTTTTCGATAGACTAAAGAGCGGCGAGTTTATGATGAAGCCGAATTTGCATCACTATGGCTGCATCGTTGACCTCTTGGGACGTGCTCGTCTACTCGATAAAGCCTATAGTCTTGTACAGTCAATGGAGGTGAAGCCAGACTCCACTATATGGCGTACGCTGCTCGGTGCTTGTAGAGTCCAAGGGAATGTGGAACTTGGGGAACGTGTGATCTCCCATCTTATCGAGCTCAAAGCCGAGGAAGCCGGAGACTACGTTCTGTTACTCAACACATATTCCTCGGTTGGGAATTGGGAGAAAGTGGCTGAACTGCGTTCGTTGATGAAGGAGAAAAGAATCCATACCAAACCTGGATGGAGTGCCATGGAGGTACAAGGACAGGTTCATGAGTTTATAGTAGACGATGTTTCGCATCCGCGGAAGGAAGAGATCTATAAGATGCTAGCGGAGATCAACCAGCAGCTGAAGATTGCGGGTTATGTGGCGGAAGTAGCATCAGAACTGCACAATCTTGATTCAGAGGAAGAAAAGGGACATGCGTTGACATACCATAGCGAGAAGCTAGCCATTGCCTTTGGTATTCTTATGACTCCACCAGGAACAACCATTAGAGTGACCAAGAATCTTAGAACTTGTGATGATTGTCATAATTTCGCAAAGTTTGTTTCTCGTGTTTATGATCGTGTCGTGATCGTTAGAGATCGCTCACGTTTCCATCAATTTAAAGGTGGGTTTTGCTCCTGTAACGACTTCTGGTGA
- the LOC106331754 gene encoding uncharacterized protein LOC106331754 isoform X1 translates to MWLLLYRKKASLLSVLISLGMGICFSLSCFDLMFWELLLRLHGCCCCCRESEGSFYYGNYNHEADDLRSVFQHFSDMDRVVPVVLGHSKGGDVVLLYASKYHDIRNVINLSGRYDLKKGITERLGEDFLETIKQQGFIDVKDGKSGYRVTEESLMERLSTDMHEACLNIDKECRVLTVHGSDDVVIPVEDANEFAKIIPNHKLEIVEGADHCYTKHQSQLVATVTEFIKTVILKNN, encoded by the exons ATGTGGCTGCTACTTTATAGAAAGAAGGCATCACTGCTTTCCGTTTTGATTTCTCTGGGAATGGGTATATGTTTCTCTCTTTCTTGCTTTGATTTGATGTTTTGGGAGCTGTTGCTGCGCCTTCACGGTTGTTGTTGTTGCTGCAGAGAGAGTGAAGGCAGTTTCTATTATGGTAACTATAACCATGAAGCTGATGATCTACGTTCTGTTTTCCAACACTTCTCTGACATGGACCGTGTGGTTCCTGTTGTTCTCGGCCACAGTAAAG GAGGTGATGTGGTGCTCCTTTATGCCTCCAAGTATCACGATATCCGCAATGTAATCAATCTCTCTGGACGTTATGATCTGAAGAAAGGCATTACAGAGCGTCTTGGGGAAGATTTTTTGGAAACAATTAAGCAACAAGGGTTCATCGATGTTAAAGATG GAAAATCAGGGTACCGTGTTACTGAGGAGAGCTTAATGGAGCGGTTGAGCACTGATATGCATGAAGCTTGCCTCAACATTGACAAAGAATGCAG GGTTTTGACGGTTCATGGATCGGATGATGTGGTAATACCCGTGGAAGATGCCAACGAGTTTGCAAAGATCATTCCGAACCACAAGCTGGAGATTGTGGAGGGAGCTGATCATTGTTATACCAAACATCAAAGCCAGTTGGTTGCAACAGTTACTGAGTTCATTAAGACAGTCATTCTGAAGAACAACTAG